A window from Crocosphaera sp. UHCC 0190 encodes these proteins:
- a CDS encoding cyanoexosortase A system-associated protein, whose protein sequence is MEILSIQKARISLIAIVLLGVVGVTIRSFFVLSSQGDSEVSSKKDLFEFPATIPLKEWQMIDSKLAPSEIHNIQVYQYQNNGEKLEIKTSYRQYDGANVSRLLFKEAKIPPATVVMNIKNQEGIGHYGMFQYEDKAYLTACLNKAGENTVTEQQYTQNKYKYGWSPQRTFLWILGQNDLFETGCLWTLISTPVEANLETTTLEKKYQTLETIWSDWYGWWKPKLSTYP, encoded by the coding sequence ATGGAAATTTTATCAATACAAAAAGCTAGAATTAGCTTAATCGCTATTGTTTTATTGGGAGTAGTCGGCGTTACTATTCGTTCTTTTTTTGTACTATCATCTCAAGGGGATTCTGAGGTATCCTCAAAAAAAGATTTATTTGAGTTTCCAGCCACAATTCCCCTCAAAGAATGGCAGATGATAGACTCAAAATTGGCTCCTTCAGAAATCCATAATATACAAGTCTATCAATATCAGAACAATGGGGAAAAATTAGAGATTAAAACAAGCTATCGTCAATATGATGGGGCTAACGTTAGCCGTCTGCTCTTTAAAGAAGCAAAAATCCCTCCAGCAACTGTGGTAATGAATATCAAAAATCAGGAAGGAATTGGTCATTATGGAATGTTTCAGTATGAAGATAAAGCTTATTTAACCGCTTGTCTTAATAAAGCAGGAGAAAACACTGTCACTGAACAACAATATACTCAGAATAAATATAAATATGGCTGGAGTCCCCAAAGAACATTTTTGTGGATTTTAGGACAAAACGATCTCTTTGAAACAGGTTGTTTATGGACACTTATATCAACCCCTGTTGAAGCCAATCTTGAAACAACAACCTTAGAAAAAAAATATCAGACCTTAGAAACAATTTGGTCAGACTGGTATGGTTGGTGGAAACCTAAATTATCAACTTATCCTTAG
- the gyrA gene encoding DNA topoisomerase (ATP-hydrolyzing) subunit A codes for MTTPQDRIIPTDLSNEMSRSYLEYAMSVIVGRALPDARDGLKPVHRRILYAMYELGLTPDRPFRKCARVVGEVLGKYHPHGDTAVYDALVRMAQNFSMRDPLIEGHGNFGSVDNDPPAAMRYTECRLQTLSTNALLRDIESETVDFADNFDGSQQEPVVLPARIPQLLLNGSSGIAVGMATNIPPHNLGELIDGTIALIHNPDLTNKDLIKIIPGPDFPTGGQILGRSGIEDAYHGGRGSITMRGVAQIETIEHRGRPDKDAIIITELPYQTNKAALIERIAELVNDKRIEGISDIRDESDRDGMRVVIELKRDAYPRVVLNNIYKQTPVQANFGANMLALVNGEPQLLTLREFLTVFLEFRVETITRRTQYELRKAEERDHLLQGLLIALENLDAVIQLIRGAADTATAKEQLIEQFGLSAVQADAILQMQLRRLTALEAEKIHGEHEELQAKIADLQDILAKRERIEAIIEEELAQIKSIHATPRRTQIVQDDGEIVDTDLIANEQAIILLTEQGYIKRMPVSTFAAQQRATRGKAAAKIKEDDVVEHFLSCCDHDHVLFFSDRGVVYNVSAYHIPAASRTARGTPIVQMLPIPKDEKITSIVAVSEFSEDVFLVMLTRNGYIKKTALSAFSNIRTNGLIAISLADGDQLRWVRLAREEDSVILGTRQGMAIHFYADNQQLRPLGRSTRGVKSMKLKKGDELISMDILPSQVIASIENAEDEEDEDILENETEELIEEDTSSGPWILAITNGGYGKRVPVSKFRLQRRAGMGVRAIKFKSPEDRLASLHVVHGGDELMIVSNRGIIIRQAVDAISLQSRTATGVRVQRLDGDDAIAAVALVPPAVEGEEIEGEEEIITE; via the coding sequence ATGACAACCCCTCAAGATCGGATCATTCCCACAGACTTGAGCAATGAGATGTCCCGTTCCTACCTAGAATACGCGATGAGCGTCATTGTAGGGCGGGCATTACCCGACGCGAGGGATGGGTTAAAACCAGTCCATCGTCGCATTCTCTACGCCATGTATGAACTGGGTTTGACCCCTGATCGTCCCTTTCGTAAATGCGCCCGTGTCGTGGGGGAAGTCTTAGGGAAATACCACCCTCACGGGGACACGGCAGTCTATGATGCCCTAGTACGGATGGCCCAGAATTTTTCCATGCGCGATCCCCTCATTGAAGGCCATGGAAACTTTGGCTCAGTGGATAACGACCCCCCGGCGGCCATGCGTTACACTGAGTGTCGCCTGCAAACCCTATCAACTAATGCCCTCTTAAGGGATATTGAATCAGAAACGGTTGATTTTGCCGATAACTTTGATGGCTCGCAGCAAGAACCCGTGGTTCTTCCGGCCAGAATTCCCCAACTTCTCCTCAACGGTTCTTCTGGCATTGCAGTAGGCATGGCCACCAATATTCCCCCCCATAACTTAGGGGAATTAATCGACGGAACGATCGCCTTAATCCACAACCCAGACTTAACCAACAAAGACTTAATCAAAATTATACCCGGCCCCGACTTTCCCACCGGAGGACAGATTTTAGGGCGATCAGGGATTGAAGATGCCTACCATGGGGGACGGGGTTCTATTACCATGCGTGGGGTAGCCCAAATTGAAACCATCGAACACAGGGGCCGGCCAGACAAAGATGCCATTATTATCACCGAATTACCCTATCAAACCAATAAAGCAGCTTTAATTGAACGCATTGCCGAATTAGTTAACGACAAACGAATTGAAGGTATTTCCGATATTCGGGATGAAAGCGATCGTGATGGAATGCGGGTGGTGATCGAACTCAAACGGGATGCTTATCCCAGAGTCGTTCTCAACAATATTTATAAACAAACCCCTGTTCAAGCCAATTTTGGGGCCAATATGTTGGCCTTAGTCAATGGAGAACCCCAACTATTAACCCTCAGAGAATTTCTCACAGTTTTCCTAGAATTTCGGGTTGAAACCATTACCCGTCGGACGCAATACGAATTACGCAAAGCAGAAGAACGAGATCACCTGTTACAAGGGTTACTCATTGCCCTAGAGAATTTAGATGCCGTCATTCAATTAATTCGCGGGGCCGCTGATACCGCCACCGCGAAAGAACAATTAATTGAACAATTTGGCTTATCCGCCGTGCAAGCGGATGCAATTCTACAAATGCAGTTGCGTCGTCTGACGGCCTTAGAAGCCGAAAAAATTCACGGCGAACATGAAGAATTACAGGCTAAAATTGCTGACCTACAGGATATTTTAGCCAAACGAGAACGGATTGAAGCCATTATTGAGGAAGAACTGGCCCAAATTAAGTCAATTCATGCCACTCCCCGACGCACTCAAATTGTGCAAGATGACGGGGAAATCGTTGATACTGACTTAATTGCTAACGAACAAGCGATTATCCTCTTAACAGAACAAGGATACATCAAACGGATGCCTGTAAGTACCTTTGCGGCCCAACAACGGGCCACCAGAGGGAAAGCCGCCGCAAAAATCAAAGAAGATGATGTCGTAGAACACTTTTTAAGCTGTTGTGACCACGATCATGTACTCTTTTTTAGCGATCGCGGGGTTGTCTATAACGTCAGTGCTTATCATATCCCCGCCGCCTCTCGTACTGCCAGAGGTACCCCCATCGTACAAATGTTACCCATTCCCAAAGATGAGAAAATTACCTCTATCGTAGCGGTGAGTGAGTTTAGCGAAGATGTTTTCTTAGTGATGTTAACCCGCAATGGTTACATTAAAAAAACCGCCCTTTCGGCCTTTAGTAATATTCGGACAAATGGATTAATTGCCATTTCCTTAGCGGATGGGGATCAACTGCGCTGGGTACGACTGGCCCGAGAGGAAGACAGTGTTATTTTAGGAACCCGTCAGGGGATGGCCATTCATTTCTATGCCGATAACCAACAACTGCGACCCCTAGGCCGATCAACCAGAGGCGTTAAGTCCATGAAACTGAAAAAAGGGGATGAATTGATTAGCATGGATATTCTGCCGAGTCAGGTGATCGCAAGTATTGAGAATGCGGAGGACGAGGAAGACGAGGACATCTTAGAGAATGAAACAGAAGAGTTAATTGAAGAAGATACCAGTTCAGGCCCCTGGATACTTGCCATTACCAATGGGGGTTATGGTAAGCGGGTTCCCGTATCCAAATTCCGTTTACAACGACGGGCCGGTATGGGAGTCCGGGCCATTAAGTTTAAGTCTCCAGAGGATCGTTTAGCCTCCCTTCATGTGGTTCATGGGGGGGATGAATTAATGATCGTCTCTAACCGAGGTATTATTATTCGTCAGGCGGTGGATGCCATTTCCTTGCAGTCTCGGACAGCAACGGGAGTCAGGGTACAACGGTTAGATGGGGATGATGCGATCGCTGCTGTGGCCTTAGTTCCTCCGGCAGTAGAAGGGGAAGAAATAGAAGGGGAAGAAGAGATAATAACAGAGTAA
- the crtA gene encoding cyanoexosortase A, whose amino-acid sequence MEWKSSLQEPRAWLGALGIALAGLQLTVLEFSKAPNLMSLSILVWLAIASLIWDKRDELKFHSSVFSSVFGATLIIFVLIRSLSPVGYHLTVSPLICGVGLALMASGFKGLSSYWKELTILALLASSSILTGILNAINLPQLTAKFSNGSLWTAGFKSYREGVSIILPTGRVEVYGSCSGVESILLMFFVGVLFLFIIPIKRIQQVICLSVAVFIGFITNAIRVSIMAVLVASSQREAFEYWHGDDGSLIFALISVLIFGVFCWFAYVRSLTLTSEIDEDFLIDEE is encoded by the coding sequence ATGGAATGGAAAAGTTCTCTACAGGAACCTAGGGCCTGGTTAGGGGCGTTAGGAATTGCCTTAGCCGGATTACAACTGACGGTACTAGAATTTTCTAAAGCTCCTAACCTGATGAGTTTGAGTATTTTAGTCTGGTTAGCGATCGCCTCTCTGATCTGGGATAAACGAGATGAGTTAAAATTTCATAGCAGTGTTTTTTCTAGTGTGTTTGGGGCAACTTTAATTATCTTTGTTTTGATTAGAAGTTTGTCACCCGTAGGTTATCATTTAACGGTTTCTCCCTTGATTTGTGGGGTAGGACTGGCATTAATGGCATCAGGTTTTAAAGGATTATCTAGCTACTGGAAGGAACTAACAATTCTGGCTCTCTTAGCATCTTCTAGCATCTTAACAGGAATTTTAAATGCCATTAATTTACCGCAATTAACCGCTAAATTTTCTAATGGTTCTCTGTGGACAGCAGGGTTTAAATCCTATCGAGAAGGAGTATCTATTATCTTACCAACAGGACGAGTTGAAGTCTATGGTTCTTGTTCTGGAGTAGAGAGTATTTTACTGATGTTTTTTGTGGGTGTTCTCTTTCTTTTTATCATTCCAATTAAGCGAATTCAACAAGTAATTTGTTTAAGTGTTGCCGTTTTTATTGGATTTATAACCAATGCGATTCGGGTTTCTATCATGGCTGTTTTAGTGGCCTCTTCTCAAAGAGAAGCTTTTGAATATTGGCATGGAGATGATGGCAGTCTAATTTTTGCTTTAATTTCTGTTTTGATTTTTGGTGTTTTTTGCTGGTTTGCTTATGTTCGTTCCCTAACCCTAACTTCTGAAATTGACGAAGATTTTCTAATAGATGAGGAATAA